The DNA segment caatcacatcaaggttatacaaccgagcagaaatgatatttaccaagtcctaacggactaacgttccccctggaagccgtcctatgtttctccccgatatatctaaaaccctagctatttattcaaaactctcagagacagcgaatatcgcctgggggcacaacgcggtacctcacctatcatctgatatttccacctctcccagagtcggtatattttcttagatcgccagactggctgtcgccattccgcgagcaatcccctggccataaacagcactaccggagttattacgtaactactggccacatggcctccacacctacgctgggtgtgtattagacgctcgacgaccgtcgcgcaaaggtatcacgtaacaagttgcccatctgggcttaagtgcaatttggaactgcacacggccctctaaaacaattaatatcgccacaggcgaaaacaaaattaagagcatgttccgtcacatatatatatatatatatatatatatatatatatatatatatatatatatatatatatatatatatattaatactacACACCCACACgttataccatcgacgtcccaaactgcgttcacctaaaaacaaaaacacgaatacgatatttacggaaatattattctacatttttcagctacgtgaaacaaaatagattttaatcatttaacgtaaaaaaatcaacaatttggatgtaaaacaaatccattctagtaaacaaaagtgaaacaccctacagtaaacaggaaaaagtGCGACGTTTGTAACTGCGtccaggcgcatgcgtttgcaaaaagtatcgtaatgcgcatgtgcagttcattattttccatttttaagacaactacatgaaaaaaatatatgtttcttaattatgcacagttgccgaacacttaatttattcaatttttttaaaggaaaaattcaatttgtcaagcgttctggttcggtccgcgttttaccaacacacatcgctcacacttgatgtcaatagcCTTGTTCGATAACGTGAGTTATTTCCCCTGAAAATTGACCTCCCTTGTAAGAactcttcaataaaaaaagtttaaaaaaattattggcGATTAACATCTGACGCTTGGAATGCTGAAAGGTTCGAAATATGTTGAAATCCACAGAAAAACAACGACATTATTGCTGTGTTTGCTCGAATTATACAGGGAAGATTGTCAATGGCCTGACCATTCAATTGCACAGATTTCCGGCCAATGTCATACTTAAGCGATCGTGGCTTCGGCGAATTAAATTAGTGTATGGGAACTATTCCAACAGTAACAATGATCGGCTTTGTTCTGTTCATTTTCCGGGCGGAAGGAAAACGAAGATCAACAATATTCCTAGTATATTTGAGGGAAAAACTTTCAGAACATTGACAgtaagtatattatattttaatacggTCGTTCGTTAAATTAATGTcacacaagaacaaaaaacaaaaacaaccaggTGTGTCTGCATTTACAAGGAAGTGATTTCAGTGCAAAATTTATTCCTGgaaaagtataaaatatataattttttgtaatgTTAGTTTTAAGCTGTAATCTTTTTCGAAAATAGAAATGAGTGTTTTAgctgatttattatttatattttaattagttttgtaaTATTCATCAATTTATAGTGATAATAGTCTAACACATTTTCacccattaataaaaatacaatgtagTTATTggaattttacatttaaaaaacccagttcaAATCAAGGCGTCATTATTCCattaaataatgatgttattatacagtgttcattaaatgttaaaaaatatatacatatagaaaaCAATCCTATTGTACTGAAATATTCATAAATTTTTAATGTAGAAATTTTCAGTCATGGCAGTTTTCACTTCAACTTTTCAAATACAGTTCAACATTATATATGCAGTGTTGTTTTCTTTCTGGAGTGTGTAAACACAACATACATGATTTGGTTATAAATTGTTATGTGCATGCATATTAGGAATcagttacaattttattatgattaACAGTAATAATCAATTTGCATTGACCACTCATGAATGTTTTGAATACACGATGGTACCATCAGTTAAAATTTTGACTGGAGAAATACGATTCCCTCAATTGTAGATCTTTGGTTTTCTTACACGTATTTATAAAGAATGTATAAATAGAATGTAAAGTACAATCACACAGTTCAGATATCACACACCAAACGTGTGCTGGCAATACTAATTTAACCAAATTCTTCTTCAGCCATGTCCTTCCTTTGTGCCTGTtgtcaaatattacataaattacaCAGAACACACACATCTTAACAAACAGTACTAACactaaacccatttttttttttagtctacAACAGATGACAACACAGACATTCATCTAAATGCTGTGCAAGAAGCAGACCCTACAAATCCAGACAATATCAACGACCTGCGAGACAACTATGAACCAGGACCTGTATTACAAACAGATGACAGTGCGCTTAACACTTCAGTCAGATTTCATGATTATTTTGGACCAGTGCAATCAGATGATGTTactcattttgtaaacaaaaattaacaaacagatGCTATTTTAGTTACAAATTGTTCTTCACAAACATGTATTTCTTATGAAGATATTGCACCCAAACAGATTTTGTACATATACTCAGTGAACCGTTGCAACCAATACCACACATTTTGAACACAGTCAATCACATAGCTCTCCAAACAATGAAACCTGACATAACGATTGAAGACATCGGTAACAGGGATGACAAAGTCATGTTTTACACTGGGGTTCCCAATGGTGCAACATTTGCATTGTTGTTTAATGAAATGCATGATATGTATGATGTTCATAATGAAAGAAAGGGTGGAAGACCTCGTAATCTTCGACTCATTGATGAGTTTTTTATGGTATTGGTGCGTCTTCGACTGGGATTGCTCATTGAAGACCTAGCAGACAGGTTTAAAATTTCTAAAGGGACATGCAGTGTAATTATATCAAGATGGGTTAACTACCTGCACATAAAACTTTCATTTCTGCTCGTTTGGCCTACTCGACAGGTGAATTTGGAAACAATGCCAAAGCAGTTTAAATCCAAATATCCCAACTGTAGAGTGATAATTGACTGCACCGAACTTTTCACACAAACTCCCCAAtcaccaaacaaataaaacattaatgtattCCTCTTACAAATCCCACATGACATACAAAGCATTGTTGGGAATAAATCCACGTGGGATAATTACATttgtgtcctgtctgtggtcaGGAGGTATAAGTGACAAACAGTTAACAAAACGATGTGGAATTTTGGACTTGTGCGAGAGGGGCGATTCTATTATGGCCGGTAAGGGCTTTCTTATATCTGATTTAACAACACCAAGAGGAATAAGGCTTATCATTCCTCCTTTAAAATACACACGATTTACCAGGCGACAAGTGGAGGAAACTCGAAGAATTGCAAATCTAAGAATACATGTAGAACGAGCTATGGAAAGAGTAAAAAAATTTAGGATTTTGCAAGGGGACATACCAATTACGTTATCGGGACAAGTTTCCAAAATTTGGAAGATATGTGCTTGTCTTTCCAATTTACAGCCTCCACTTGTAAATGACAATTAGCAAAACACGACCACTTCGTAGCAGTCCGCCAGTCgtgactattggacgtcaaacatacatgtatggtcgttctgacatatttcttcagaggaaaccttctgccgccacataggctactctttccgataagcagcaaggggtcttttatatgcactttcccacagacaggacagcacataccacggcctttgatgaaccagttgtggaccaagTTTATTAGTAAGGTGTGTGGACATGTCATATATTGTTTGTTCACACAAAAAAATCTGTCACAACATTTATTCTAAATTCTGTGATATATTGTAACAAATAGCATAAACCTGTAATGTGTGATAATCTAAATCAGTAAAGTGAGTAACAAAACAAGTTAAATATTGCTTAATACAACTTCAAACCACGTTTAACACGTTCTGAGAACAATTCTGGAATTACTGCTTTCAAATAAAAACTGTTAATTTTGTTCAAACAGTTTTCCCAAAATTTAATGTCAAAATCAATTCTTTGCAGAAAATCTCCTCTCAGTGTCCACACAAAAAAGTCACAAAAGTTTCTTTGGCACACTGCCATCTGTCCCTGAATTTGATAATGGTATGAAtgattttcttttaatgttattttaccaTTGACAAAATGGCAGTAAAAGTCTTTTTCCATGCTAGCTTCTGCGGGTGTCTTAAAGCGGTATTTAAatggacattttatttcaaccagGCCCTTATCATGGCAGGAGCATGAAACTAGTCCATCTGGGCTACTTCCGAGATGTGGGTATTTTGGATTTACATTCAGGCCACATTTAGTTACTTCTAAATCACAATGTTTCCGGTTCAGTTTCTTGGTGTAAACTCTGAGAGCCGCAGCCTCATGGGACTGTCCCCACCGAACACTAGCTGTGTTTACATCCCCATTGTATCCAAATAGTGTGCCAATTAGGTTTTCTGGGGAggtggtttgtttggttttacaTACCAATCCAAAATTAGATGTGGTAATCCTACCAACTCTAGCCTGCTGCCACTTTGAAGATTTTGCCTGCTGTCGTGTCTGCTGTTCAATTGAGGCACAGTCACTTCCAGAAATTttcaaattatgaaaatattggCTAAAGGTAGCCTGACATTGTTCAGAGGCCAAATTAATTGAGTTCTTGTACAGAAAATCGATATTGTGAAGTGGAGGAATTTTTGGTTCAATCACTGGTATGGAAAATGCATTCCCATAAAGCCATGCTGCATGT comes from the Gigantopelta aegis isolate Gae_Host chromosome 14, Gae_host_genome, whole genome shotgun sequence genome and includes:
- the LOC121389298 gene encoding uncharacterized protein LOC121389298 encodes the protein MLNKGILKSTVIRCQLVGAPLTGRIHALAELKARGREDRCNRDSRWIRDVSFDDVIITDNVISSQNDVRTKLACALECQQTRKIVNGLTIQLHRFPANVILKRSWLRRIKLVYGNYSNSNNDRLCSVHFPGGRKTKINNIPSIFEGKTFRTLTSTTDDNTDIHLNAVQEADPTNPDNINDLRDNYEPGPVLQTDDSALNTSVRFHDYFGPVYCTQTDFVHILSEPLQPIPHILNTVNHIALQTMKPDITIEDIGNRDDKVMFYTGVPNGATFALLFNEMHDMYDVHNERKGGRPRNLRLIDEFFMVLVRLRLGLLIEDLADRFKISKGTCSVIISRWVNYLHIKLSFLLVWPTRQVNLETMPKQFKSKYPNCRVIIDCTELFTQTPQSPNK